Genomic segment of Methanolobus mangrovi:
ACAGCGTGTCTGTGATATGACTGGGAAATCATTTGAAGAAATTCTCAGTATGATCGAGACTGTGGTTGTGACCTATGATTCCAGTGGTAGTAAGATATACAATAGTGGAAAAGAGATGACTATTCCGGTAGTTCCCGTAAAAGCTCTCGACCCCACCGGCGCAGGTGATGCTTACAGGGCAGGATTCCTGCTTGCATACACACGCAACTATTCACTGGAAGCCTGTGGAAAGATAGGATCAACAGTTGCTTCTTTTGCTGTCCAGAATATTGGTTGCCAGACTGATCTTCCTACGTGGGATATCATGAAAGCTAGATATGAAGATAATTTCGGAAAGTTTCCTGAAAGTAACTGATTTCAGGATATTTTAACTTTTTATTTTTTTAATTTTGATTTTATTTTAGGCTCAGAGTCTCTTCTCTGCATTATATAATTATAATAACAAAAAAACAAAGGGTTTTTATATAGATGTAGTTATATAATAATCGATGATAGGTCCGGAATATGGTATAGAAGATATAGATAAAATCAGCTCTGATATTGTACTCGGAGCAGATACAGAAAAACCTGGTAAAATATCTATCTTTTTAGACAATATCAAATCTGGACTTCACCAGTTAAGATACCCGCGTAAGAAATTTCCGGATTATGATCCTGAGTTACATGGGCCACTTGTCGAGTTTGAAATTCCGGTAGGATTCGAAGAAGTTGAAAGATATTGGGTAAATGAGCCGTATTCTTTCATTTCGATCCTTGTAAAAGGAAATGTATATCTTTATCATGTTGCTGAACCGATGCTGACATTGTATGAAAAAGATATTCTTGAGAGGGTCTATGATGATCTGCAGGATATCCTGAGTGTTGGCGGGGTAAATTCCACAAGAGATAAAGAAACAGTGCTTATGGAACAGGCATTATCACTTTTCAACAGGTACCATGCGCATCTGGAACTGGCATCTGCCTTCCGCATCATCTACTACCTGAAGCGGAATTTCCTGGGACACGATCGTATAAATTCTCTAATGCTTGATCCCTATATAGAAGATATTTCCTGCGATGGAATAAGCGTACCTATTTTTATGTATCATAATAAGTATCGTAACATCAAAACAAATGTTTCCTTTAGTGAAGAGGAGATCAATTCTCTTGTGATAAAACTCTGTCAAAAGGGTGGCAAACATATTTCCGTAAGTGAACCAATGGTCGATGCGACCCTCCCGGATGGTTCCCGATTACAGGCAACACTCGGTAAAGAAATAACCACCCGGGGAAGTTCATTTACAATCAGGAAGTTCAGGGGCGACCCGATTACTCCTATAGACCTCATTAACTACAAAACCTGTAACATTGAAATGATGGCTTATTTCTGGCTTGCCATCGAAAACGGTGATTGTGCCATATTTGCAGGAGGCACAGCCTCTGGAAAAACCTCTCTTCTGAATGCTGTATCTCTCTTTATCCCTCCACTATCTAAGGTCGTATCTATAGAGGATACAAGGGAAGTGACACTCCATCATGATAACTGGATTGCAGGTGTCACGCGTAAACCGCTGAATATTAACAGTGCTGGCGAAGTTTCCATGTATGATTTGCTGCGATCAGCCCTGCGACAGAGGCCAGAGTATATACTTGTAGGGGAAATAAGGGGTGAAGAGGCACTGACTCTTTTCCAGGCCATATCTACCGGTCATGCAACCTATTCAACGATGCATGCAGGTGATGTGCAGACTGTGGTCAACAGGCTTGATAGTCCTCCTCTTAATGTGCCACATGTCATGCTTCAATCATTGGATATACTGAGCGTGCAGATCCAGACCTTTGTGAATAATAAGAGGGTGCGCAGAACGCAGAGTCTTGTAGAGTTTACCGGGATAGATACCAAGACGGGATACATACGCATCAATGAGCTATACAGATGGGACCCTCTAACAGATACTTTCATTCGCAATGGTGATTCATATACTCTTAACAAGGTCATGACTTCAAGGGGCTGGGACCGAAAAAAGTTGTCAGAAGAGTTGGACAGAAGAGAACGTATTCTGAAATACCTCTGCGAGAAAGAAATGAGGGACTATGTCCGCATATCCCTGGTTGTACAGGCATATGATGCAAATCCGGAAAATGTCCTTGATGCAATTGAAAATGATACTCTGGATGAATTGATAGAACAGAGCGTGTAGGTGCCTTAATGAATATCATTGATTCTGCTGCACACCTTATATTTGGTAAATATGTACGAAAGCATATTCACCGATATGAAGGGCAGAGGTCCATGATACGTAAAGCAGGTATGGGGGTCCTAATTGAGCAATATATTGCCCAGGTATACTTCTTTTCTGTTTTGATGGCCTTTTTAGCCGGTTTAACAGGAATATTGATCGGATATTACTTTTTAGCTGATATAAGGCCTTATATGTTGGGGATTGAAAACTTCCCTTTCTGGATCACAACTAACTTTCATGTGTTGGTAAGTTTCGGACTGGGTGCTGTTTTTTTTATAATAGCTGCATACCTTACCTATTACATATTTATGTCACTACCTGAAATACAGGCAAATGTCAGAAGCACCCGTATAAACCAATCACTTCCTCACAGTACGGCATACCTGTATGCAATGAGTCGGGGAGGCGGGCTGAATCTTCTTGATATCATGAAATCACTGGCCGAGAACTATCACATCTATGGTGCATCTGCAGAAGAAATAGGATTTCTGGTCAAAGATATGGAGTACTATGGTACTGACCTCTTAAAAGCAATTGACAGGGCAGGACAGAGAACTCCTTCCAAGAAGTTCAAGGATTTTCTGGATGGACTTACATCTATTGTTACAAGTGGTGGGGATGTTAGTTCTTATCTTAAGGCAAAGAGTGATCAGTATCGTCTGACAGCTACTAAGGAACAGAAGATCTTCTTTGAAACTCTGGGAGTACTGGCAGAAGTATACATTTCTGCTTTTGTCGCAGGTCCGCTTTTTCTCATAACTATTCTTGTAGTTCTGGGACTTATGAATTCCAGCGCAGCCAGTATGCTTGAATTTATAGTATATGTAGTGATTCCGATAGGAACAGTTATCTTTCTGGTACTTCTCAATTCGTTGACCAATGATAATCCTAAAATACCTGATTTTTACGTGATGGAGAAAAAGCTGAATAGCTTCCCATATGTGCCCATAAAAGAAGGGGATGTGACTGAAGAGCAAAAGAGGAAGCGTATCAAATATTACTCCCGTTTCATCAAGGCTATGGACAAGGTCCTGCATCCTTTCAGCCTTTTTACAAGTAAACCTTCATATGTATTACTCATCACTATTCCATTGGCAGTAGCTTATTTCTTTTTCAAGGTAAATAATTACGTAAATATTGCAAACATTGTCTATTTTACCAATTTTAATACTCTGACAATGATTATTATTGATGATCATATCTTTATTGCCTTGCTCATATTGCTGGTACCTTTTATTATATTCGATGAACTGCGTACTTATCGTATAAAGCAGATAGAATCAACGATTCCTGATTTTCTTTACAATCTTGCAAGTATCAATGAGGCTGGCATTCTGCTTGTGGATGCTATCGTCATGAGCATGCAATTGAAGATTGGTGTCCTGCATTCAGAGGTAAAACGTCTTGTTAGTGACATATCCTGGGGAACAAAGCTGGATGATGCATTGCAGAAATTCGAATTCAGGATTCGTACTGATATGACAAGGCGTATAATCAATCTTATAATCAAGGCAAACGAAGCTACAAGTGATATCAAAAGTGTGCTGACAATAGCTGCGAATGATGCGGATATGCAGAGACAGCTTAAGAAAGAGCGTAATGCAGAGATGTTCGTTTATGTCTTTATAATCTACATATCATTCATGGTGTTTTTGTTCATTGTTTACATTCTTGCAGCTTATTTCCTTCCGGCAATGCCTGCATCCACAGCAGGTGGACTTGAAGGCGTTGCTTTCATAGTTGATTTTGATCTTGAAAGGTACACATTGTTATTCTTCCATGCGGCTATGATACAGGGTTTCGGCTCAGGACTTGTTGCAGGAAAAATGGGCAGTGGAAATATTCATGCAGGTTTGAAGCATTCTATAATGATGATGTCTATAGCTTATCTTGTGTTCGTATTTTTGATATGAGGGTGGGATGAGAATGTGGATAAGAATGCGGCGGCATAACATAAATAAGAAAATTCATACAGGAACAAATGCTGGTTCCGGGGTCATAACAGGAGAAGTGATGTAGGTGAAAATTAAAAAGCTGGAGTTTTGTGAAAATGCAATTTCTAGTGTGGTCTCTGCTGTTCTTCTCCTTGGTATACTTGTATCTGTAATCACTGTTATCAATGTACAGTATATCCCGGAGTGGAAAACCGCTGCTGAACAATCTCATATGGATGATGTTTTCTATGACATGGCAGAGATGAAAAATGAAGTTGATATTCTCTCTTCCTATGTCAGAACAGACGCTTCCACAAGTCTTTCTGTAAGCATTCCTATTAAGATGGGAGGTGGTTCTTTACCTATATTCAGTCCAGGTAAGTCTGGTGGGAGATTGGCAATAAATGAAGAGAACTTCAGCCTGAATATTGTGGCAAATACACCTGGTCTTACTTACAACAGTGATTCTGTTCTCCTGGATTTAGGAACTGTAAGTTATATGTCAGACAACAATTATTTTGTTGACCAGAAACTAGTTTATGAGAACGGAGCTCTGCTGATCTCACAAAATGATTATTCTCTGATGCGCCTTGCACCTCAGATTGGTATGAAAATGACAGAGAATGAGACCAATATCACCATGAATATCAATACTATTGATATCAATGGTCCTAAAAGAAGTATTAGCAGTAATTCAGTTGAAGAACTGAACCTCAGGACGAATGGTTCTGATTCCCTGTATTGGGAGGGTATAGTTTTCACTGATATGACGATGATAGTGGAAACATCATATCCTTCTTCGTGGGTAACGTTCTTTGAAACATTGGCAGAGGATGCAGGTATAGATTCGGCGGGTTATTCAATAACTTCAAATGAAACGGCAGTTGTATTTTTCCTGGAAGGAAACACCGGGGAAGACATTAAGCTCAATGTAACAAAGACTATTTTTGATGCCAGGCTGAATCTGCTGATATGAGTACCAGTTTGGCCAATGACTTTTATCTATCATTTAAAGCTTAAGTTCATCAATGATGAGACTACATTTTTAAATGGGGATTTTTGATGATCAAAGAAGCAATGCTTTATGAGAAACTTGATGATGGTAAAGTACAGTGTAAGCTTTGCAGCCACAGGTGCCGGATATCGCCGGGAAAAAGAGGATTTTGTGCTGTGCGGGAGAACAGGGAAGGCACTCTTTACACGCTAAACTATAATGTTGTTTCAAGTGAGGCACTTGACCCTATAGAAAAAAAGCCGCTTTTTCATTTCCATCCAGGTTCCTTGGCATATTCACTTGGAACAATCGGCTGTAATTTCAGGTGCAAGCATTGTCAGAACTGGACTATATCGCAGATAGATATAGACGAGGCTAATGCCATTGAAATGAGTCCGGAGGTGGCTGTTGAAAGGGCTGTGGCTTCAGGAGCAAAAGTTATTGCATGGACCTATAATGAGCCGACCATCTGGTTCGAGTATACTTATGATTGTGCCAGGCTGGCAAAGGAAGCAGGACTGGCAACTGTATATGTGACCAATGGTTACATTACGCGGGAAGGGCTGGAACTGATATCTCCGTACCTGGATGCTTTCAGGGTTGATATCAAGGCTTTTACAGAGGAGTTCTACAGGAATATCACAAGTGCAAAACTGGCACCTGTTCTTGAGTCCTCAAAGCTTGCAAAGGAACTTGGAATGCATGTTGAGGTTGTGAACCTCATTATACCAACGCTCAATGACTCTCCTGAGGAGATACGGGAGATGGTGGTGTGGATACGTGACAATCTCAGTGCCGATACTCCTGTTCATTTTACACGCTTCCATCCCTACTATAAGTTACAGGATATTCCATCCACTCCACTGAAGACTCTTGAGATGGCATATAATGTTGCTAAAGAGGAGGGTTTGAAGTATGTGTATCTGGGGAATGTCGCCGGAACTGAACATGAGAATACGTTCTGTCCTCAATGTGGGGAGTTGCTTATTAAGAGGGGAATGTTTAGTATCGAGCTGAATAAACTGGCCGATAAACAGACTTGCCCGCGCTGCGGCGAAGTTATTAATATCGTGTCCAGGCAGTGAGGCAGGGTGCGGGCATTGCATTGTCTTCCGGATGATATAAAATCTCGATTTATGTAACCAGTGAAAGTTACCATATATAAACGATGTGTATTCTTCATCCCCTCTGCTTCCACTGGAACGTATATATCTTATGATACATTATGCTCATAATTATGATGGGGCGTAAAAAGTGGCGAAAAAAAGAAGATTTCAAGTCATTGCAATCAAAAGGTTTAAAAGCAATAACTACCTTAGAAGGGTTCGCGCGTAAGCGCCATGCCGAGAGCCGCAATAACTCAGTTGGTAGAGTGTCTGGCTGTTAACCAGAATGTCACAGGTTCGAGCCCTGTTTGCGGCGCTTCAAATCTTTTCTCAGATTGGGCCTGTAGCTTAGCCAGGTTAGAGCGCTCGGCTCATAACCGAGCGGTCACCGGTTCGAATCCGGTTAGGCCCACTAAAAACTTTGGCCTGTCAAATTCATGATAACTTATCCTTTTCTAAAGTAAAAACTACTCTCGTTTCAAAAGGTTTAAAAGCAATAACTGCATTAGAAGGATTCGCGCGTAAGCGCCATGCCAAGAGCCGCAATAACTCAGTTGGTAGAGTGTCTGGCTGTTAACCAGAATGTCACAGGTTCGAGCCCTGTTTGCGGCGCTTCAAATCTTTTCTCAGATTGGGCCTGTAGCTTAGCCAGGTTAGAGCGCTCGGCTCATAACCGAGCGGCCACCGGTTCGAATCCGGTTAGGCCCACTTAAAAACTTCATTTTTACATTACTTTCTATCAATGTTGTTACCCACCAACCAACCACTCCCTCTGTTCCTGCATGAGTACTTATAAGGAAGCAATAATAAATTCGATGACAAATGGATAAGTGGACTGAAAGGACCTTTCAGGCAGATACTAACGAACCTGAAACCCTTACAGAGGAAGAAC
This window contains:
- a CDS encoding type II/IV secretion system ATPase subunit — translated: MIGPEYGIEDIDKISSDIVLGADTEKPGKISIFLDNIKSGLHQLRYPRKKFPDYDPELHGPLVEFEIPVGFEEVERYWVNEPYSFISILVKGNVYLYHVAEPMLTLYEKDILERVYDDLQDILSVGGVNSTRDKETVLMEQALSLFNRYHAHLELASAFRIIYYLKRNFLGHDRINSLMLDPYIEDISCDGISVPIFMYHNKYRNIKTNVSFSEEEINSLVIKLCQKGGKHISVSEPMVDATLPDGSRLQATLGKEITTRGSSFTIRKFRGDPITPIDLINYKTCNIEMMAYFWLAIENGDCAIFAGGTASGKTSLLNAVSLFIPPLSKVVSIEDTREVTLHHDNWIAGVTRKPLNINSAGEVSMYDLLRSALRQRPEYILVGEIRGEEALTLFQAISTGHATYSTMHAGDVQTVVNRLDSPPLNVPHVMLQSLDILSVQIQTFVNNKRVRRTQSLVEFTGIDTKTGYIRINELYRWDPLTDTFIRNGDSYTLNKVMTSRGWDRKKLSEELDRRERILKYLCEKEMRDYVRISLVVQAYDANPENVLDAIENDTLDELIEQSV
- a CDS encoding type II secretion system F family protein, yielding MNIIDSAAHLIFGKYVRKHIHRYEGQRSMIRKAGMGVLIEQYIAQVYFFSVLMAFLAGLTGILIGYYFLADIRPYMLGIENFPFWITTNFHVLVSFGLGAVFFIIAAYLTYYIFMSLPEIQANVRSTRINQSLPHSTAYLYAMSRGGGLNLLDIMKSLAENYHIYGASAEEIGFLVKDMEYYGTDLLKAIDRAGQRTPSKKFKDFLDGLTSIVTSGGDVSSYLKAKSDQYRLTATKEQKIFFETLGVLAEVYISAFVAGPLFLITILVVLGLMNSSAASMLEFIVYVVIPIGTVIFLVLLNSLTNDNPKIPDFYVMEKKLNSFPYVPIKEGDVTEEQKRKRIKYYSRFIKAMDKVLHPFSLFTSKPSYVLLITIPLAVAYFFFKVNNYVNIANIVYFTNFNTLTMIIIDDHIFIALLILLVPFIIFDELRTYRIKQIESTIPDFLYNLASINEAGILLVDAIVMSMQLKIGVLHSEVKRLVSDISWGTKLDDALQKFEFRIRTDMTRRIINLIIKANEATSDIKSVLTIAANDADMQRQLKKERNAEMFVYVFIIYISFMVFLFIVYILAAYFLPAMPASTAGGLEGVAFIVDFDLERYTLLFFHAAMIQGFGSGLVAGKMGSGNIHAGLKHSIMMMSIAYLVFVFLI
- the amrS gene encoding AmmeMemoRadiSam system radical SAM enzyme encodes the protein MIKEAMLYEKLDDGKVQCKLCSHRCRISPGKRGFCAVRENREGTLYTLNYNVVSSEALDPIEKKPLFHFHPGSLAYSLGTIGCNFRCKHCQNWTISQIDIDEANAIEMSPEVAVERAVASGAKVIAWTYNEPTIWFEYTYDCARLAKEAGLATVYVTNGYITREGLELISPYLDAFRVDIKAFTEEFYRNITSAKLAPVLESSKLAKELGMHVEVVNLIIPTLNDSPEEIREMVVWIRDNLSADTPVHFTRFHPYYKLQDIPSTPLKTLEMAYNVAKEEGLKYVYLGNVAGTEHENTFCPQCGELLIKRGMFSIELNKLADKQTCPRCGEVINIVSRQ